The Avibacterium sp. 20-132 genome segment GGTGGTCAGATAATTGGGCAACCTTTTTTAGCGAACAGCGTATTGGCTGGCAATTACAGATCTGTAAAGAAAAAGGTTTAGACTTTGCGGATATTGATAAGTTGGTTGCCCTTGTTGCCAAACGTTTAGCCAAACATCAACCAAAGCCTGCGCTATTACACGGTAATCTTTGGATTGAAAATTGTGCAACAGTAACTGGCAAACCTTTTACTTACGATCCAGCCTGCTACTGGGGCGATCACGAATGCGATCTCGCATTTAGCGAATTGTTTCAACCATTCCCAGAAAAATTTTACCAAAATTATCACCGCACTTTACCTATTGATGAGGGCTATGCACAACGTAAACCGCTTTATCAGCTTTATTATTTATTAAATTTTAGCCATCGTTTTTCAGGTCATTACATAAATTTAACGAAACAATATCTCCAGCGATTATACGTCAATTAAAATAAGAAAAAGAGCAAATACTCAGCTCATCAGCTCTCTAAAACATTAAGGTGTACTGTTTTCTATTTTCTAGAAAACATGCTATTCATACAAAATAATCTTTTATTTATCCATGGATATATATGGCTATAACCTTAATAAGAATATTAAGCATAACCTATTGAATTTATTTAAGTTAATAAAATAATTATTATTTCTGGTCAGACAAGATAAAGTATTGACTTTCCCACATAAAAGAGTAATCTAACAAACGAGTTAGGTTGTTATTAACTCATGTTTAACAATAAATCCAAAAAAATAATAACAAAGGAGTTCATTATGAAACTTAAATCTAAATTAATGTTAGGTGCTATCGCAGCCCTATTATCTTCACAAGTTATCGCTTCAGCTGGCCAACCAGTTCCAGTTGATCCAAGTGAATACAATGGTGTTGGTTGTACAAAAGAATACGACCCAACTCCATATAAGAAAAAAGATGGTACAATTGTTACCGCACCAAATCGTTGTGTTGCTGCTAAATGGGCTTCTGAAGGTTTATAATTAAAAAATAGAATTTTAGCCTTGCTTATAAAGCAAGGCTTTTTGTTCTCTGAATAAAGGTTATATGGATAACTACTTAGAAAAAATTCTTCGTTCATCAATTATCGTTACTTTTCTAATCGGAATTGGTTGGTCTGTAGCCTATTCCTATGGCTGGGCACAATCTTTTTATTATCAATTTCCCTGGGAACTTGTGGAAGTAGGCATTCCAAATATAGCAAGAAGTTTAGGGTATGTCTTATTTATTTCTATAATTATTTCTTTTGTCTATATTGTTGGTTTGTATATTATTAGAAAAGCAAAAGATCATTTTTCTGATAGATTTATGAACCGCTTACGTGTTTTTATTGTCTTCACGGCACTCTCTTCCCCTATTGTTTTACAAGCAATCTTACTAATACAACATGTCAGTGCTGTATTACTAATCAGTTATACATTAATTGCAATTACAATTCCACTATTTGTAAAGCTTAAATATCAAAGTATAAGCCCACAAAATCTTAATAGACTGATCAAAAGAAAGAAGCTAAATCCAATTTATATTATGCTCTTTATATACCTATACTTTATTGTTTCTGCATTTACTATTGGATATTTCAGACCAGCTTTTAAACACGAATATGCATCTCTAGAAATTGAACATCAAAAGTACTATATCCTTGCAAAAAGTAATAATTTTTTTGTGTTATCTAAAAATATTAGCACTAACAATAATATATTTTTTACTTATCCTTGTATAGAAAAACCAATTACTATTTGCAAATTTGAGGTTGAAAAATTGAGTGTAATTAAATGATAGATATTTTATAAAATGATCTTTTAGAGTAAAAAATAGTCTTTCTAAAATTTCTTTCTATTCAATTATATTTTTAATATTTGACGAATTCTATGCTAAGTACTTTTTCAGTGTAACGGACAACTAGTTGCTAATAATTATTTTTTAGATTGTTAGCGACTATTTCGTTTAAAAAAAATCATTCATAAACATAATATTACATTTTTTCAATCAGTTATAATTTATCAACGCACTCTTTAATTCATTAAATAATCCTTATAATCTATTTGTTGTCTTTTCAATATTTAATTCAAGATGCTCTTTAGAGATAAATGCTTATTTCTCGTAATATTTAAGATTAGCATAATTCACACTCTTACTCTTTTTTATATTTATAAGGAAATTACCTTTGTCAGCTGATTTAGCTGAACGTTCTTCTAAATTATCTTTATACTTTGAACACCAATAAGGTAAATTGGGGTAAAACGCATTGTTCTTACTTTCTTTTAGAGTTTTAACCAGAATTCTAAGCCCTTGCTACCAGCAACAAATTTATGTTTTTCCTCTGTTTTCTCATTACCAGTGCAACCAAATAGAATTGATACATATAAGATAAAACATAAAGTAAATGAATAATACTGTATTAGTAACTCCTTGAGTACCTGCCAGTAAAGTTAGATCATTCTTTCATTTTTTAACTTTAATCAACTATATTTAACAACTGGCTACCTCATTTCATACTTAAAAAACTATATAGCTAACGTTAATAATACATCTAATGCAATATTTTTATAGTCATTTAAACTAAAAATAATACGATCTTACCAACACCTTTATGTGCTATCTGTAAACAGCGGTTGCTGCACATTGCCTTATTTTCATTTCAAACGCCTATATCACTAATCTTCATATAATTCTTATAAAAAAAATCCTTCCCTAAAAGGGAAGGATTCTTATGAGATAAATAATTATCTTAGAAAATTACCATTGATAACCAACACCTACAGAGCCACCAAAGTCTCCACGAGTATTTGCATTACCGGTTAATTTCAAGATAACTTTACCATTATCACTTGCTCTTGAGTAACCAACAGCAATAGCACCTTGTCCTTTATAAGTACCTGCCGCTGCAGCTACCATTGATTTACCAGGCATATAAACCTGTGGTAAACCAGCTGTCGCAGTTGCTCCTGCAATACCTGCACGAAGGTCTTTATTAAGTTTATTGATGTTATTGTTAATGTTACCAACAGCACCTTTTAACTGTCTTACATTTACAGCATCAGTATCATCTTTACCATCTGCTACATTAGTAATACGGTTACCGCCGTTATTTAGGCCATTAGTTGTCAAACTTACTGTACTGTTATTACCAGCTGCATTTGGACCGCTAATTGTTACACCATTACCTTGAACAGTTGTAGAGTTTCCAGCTGCATCTGTCGTAGTGACGGAATTTAGACCTTTAAGATCCTTAGCAAGTTTAACTGTTAGCTTAGCATTCTTACCATCTTGTTTTGCAACAACACCAATGTTGTTATCAGTAAGATCTTCTGCATTAGTTACACCACCCACAATTTGAGTTGTGTTATTTAATGTCATTTGAGCATTACCAACATCGCCTTGGTATTTGATGCCATCATTTAAGGTAGCGACTTGTTCAGTATTACCATCTGGTTTAGTGTAAACAATACGAGTTTTGCTCTCGCCATCTTTACCATCATTACCAGCCAGTCCTTTTTCGCCTTGTGCAACAGTTACACCAGCATTTGAACCATCTTTACCAGCAATACCGATAGAACCATCTTTGCCATTAATTGCAATACCTGGAGCACCATCTTTTCCTGGAACACCATCTTTGCCACCAACAACAATTGAGCCGCCATCAGCGCCATTGATTGCTACAGCATCTTTGCCATCAGCACCTTTCACACCAATAGAGCCAGGTTTACCATCTTTACCACCAATAGATACTTCACTATTTAAGGCAAATTGGATCTCATTGTCTTTTACAGTTGTAATGATATTTTTATTAGGATCAGTAAATTTAACTGTTTCTCCTAATCTTACATTATCATCACCACCCTTATCTGCTGCAATGTTAAAGCCTTTATTAACTAATGCATCTGCTGTGTTGTGTAGA includes the following:
- a CDS encoding fructosamine kinase family protein, with protein sequence MWKSISQVLAEHLGAYYFIKQKRKVHTGEMHEAWIIDDGIQPVFVKINTKSYRSMFRAEADQLALLAKTGCIQVPQVYGVGCSSNHSFLLLEALPFTSPTEQSMAQFAPQLAQLHQWGNVEHYGFDFDTWLGPVYQPNGWSDNWATFFSEQRIGWQLQICKEKGLDFADIDKLVALVAKRLAKHQPKPALLHGNLWIENCATVTGKPFTYDPACYWGDHECDLAFSELFQPFPEKFYQNYHRTLPIDEGYAQRKPLYQLYYLLNFSHRFSGHYINLTKQYLQRLYVN